The Thermomicrobiales bacterium genome includes a window with the following:
- a CDS encoding PRC-barrel domain-containing protein — translation MTIELGADIIGSDGEKLGIVDSIVMDPATRRERAIIVRKGWFFPTDKIVPIEQVINVEEGKVHVRLTEAEADQMMEYLDSDYIVPPAGYYGAGGYMWPSTPFVTEDLMVDDEVRERMPNAIMLSEGTMVVDKNEDEVGRITEIASDGQGRVQGFRVEQGFFRHHERYISIALVEHADDVVVHLSVDKDTLTDVTGEPHATTAGRED, via the coding sequence ATGACCATTGAGCTCGGAGCAGACATCATCGGCTCAGACGGCGAGAAGCTCGGCATTGTCGACAGCATCGTCATGGACCCGGCCACCCGCCGCGAGCGCGCAATCATCGTCCGCAAGGGCTGGTTCTTCCCGACCGACAAGATCGTACCGATCGAGCAGGTCATTAATGTCGAAGAAGGCAAGGTGCATGTCCGACTGACCGAGGCCGAAGCCGACCAGATGATGGAGTACCTGGATTCGGATTACATCGTGCCGCCGGCCGGCTATTACGGTGCCGGTGGCTACATGTGGCCGTCGACGCCGTTCGTTACCGAGGACCTGATGGTCGACGACGAGGTCCGCGAGCGCATGCCGAACGCGATCATGCTCTCGGAAGGAACGATGGTCGTCGATAAGAACGAGGACGAGGTCGGGCGCATCACCGAGATCGCCAGCGATGGCCAGGGTCGCGTCCAGGGCTTCCGCGTCGAACAGGGCTTCTTCCGCCACCACGAGCGCTACATCTCGATCGCCCTCGTCGAGCACGCCGACGATGTCGTCGTCCACCTGTCGGTCGACAAGGACACCCTCACCGACGTCACCGGCGAGCCGCACGCCACCACGGCAGGACGCGAGGACTGA